A region of Toxorhynchites rutilus septentrionalis strain SRP chromosome 1, ASM2978413v1, whole genome shotgun sequence DNA encodes the following proteins:
- the LOC129777309 gene encoding homeobox protein prospero isoform X1 → MMSSEEDTDSFGLYVDKLLKKNKRARQRVDAGEPRNSYSSIPNFSSRPSFMSGGLYGAIFSQSQQHFGGLFGPGGYGPANKMLNELLGRQVKQAQDASDPDSIMLSSIEAANAADSNTPTSKHGFESTTNLNNNNNNNNNNNSSTNNNNNNNSPTSDGSAMMGRRSSNSNNTANSGNQNSNSSGGVIDLDGGSRTPQPNDLAHHMLRNILQGKKELMALDHELRTVSNQSSALGDRISPDNNNVIGKNNNIYDIKCETVNGGDISDSSEPGANNNSASTKANQKNSATNHQTNSSDINQPNRPISLDSNHSNCDDMLASELAHKDRLLNGGGSTGGRCASVNPKQEKSDVIDELVASLPEETDETMPSPASGGNGVLITKQELDIEDCLEDKDRDDRTPSPVQSKNDSESLTLKRARVENIVSSMRASPALLSSQPGQVNGCKKRKLYHPQQHDNSAAERYAAAAAAGLNLGLTLQNFMLGASADADDDDDEMEVTPHIHQKRVEKDVLKSQLRSMQEQLAEMQQKYVQLCSRMEQQSDTQEVDDSASDIMEDDSNPDLTPEKSLMQSSPASTPIKDVGKNTDASSMLQMMSKMMSAKLHSQLPTHPHLQAGFNGTHLFLQHMQQAGLPHDGMSQHNQMSNAAMYQKLLMEQEARMVKEVAEQQERTLQNSNQQFQQQQTLQQQQMQQQQERNLQNSSQQMMQQQAQQQNQQSQPQLQSPPLQSSQSQQQQQQQHQQQHHQQQQQQMQLQQQQQQQQQQQQQQQMQPQQPSSQPSHISPPQMSQLPHLPQIPKGSSIPSDLTSRLNLMRSTGSSVGPMSGSDLEGLADVLKTEITASLSNLVDSIVTRFVHQRRFLGKQSEAAAAAAEQLNKDLLMASQLLDRSKSPRTKVSSDRGPGVGSTGSNQSGNGPMLNSNLNSASNPNSVNQPPAGNPMMTAQQSTGPRLNGTAFPPMGMPMHVNNTPTHDPKNMNNMNQMNMPPHVRPSPSTAMFQTPKPPQNLNSVAAAALYNSMSALGSSQVNPFCMPEPRENPEQAEALSLVVTPKKKRHKVTDTRITPRTVSRILAQDGIIPSANAIQVDQNNSNQGINGSSNNNSLSNSIIGGNSNNNNNNNNISSNKNANQQQFNSQPPSVQTNTPNESPSPRGSFHPPPPSMLPVSLPTSVAIPNPSLHESQVFSPYSPFFNPHGPPHGGPHGPQPSQFHPMKVSSSPPGINGMMDSRDSPPLPHPPTMLHPALLAAAHHGNSPDYGHIRASMDVNDRNSDCNSADISYNGMEPTSSTLTPMHLRKAKLMFFWVRYPSSAVLKMYFPDIKFNKNNTAQLVKWFSNFREFYYIQMEKYARQAVSEGMKNVDDIHVGNDSEIYRVLNLHYNRNNHIEVPQNFRYVVEQTLREFFRAIQGGKDTEQSWKKSIYKIISRMDDPVPEYFKSPNFLEQLE, encoded by the exons ATGATGTCATCAGAGGAGGACACTGATTCTTTCGGTTTATACGTCGATAAGTTGCTGAAGAAAAACAAACGAGCCAGACAGCGCGTAGACGCGGGCGAGCCAAGAAATAGTTATTCTTCGATACCGAACTTTAGTTCGAGACCGTCCTTCATGAGCGGTGGTCTATACGGGGCTATTTTTAGCCAAAGCCAGCAGCATTTCGGCGGACTTTTCGGTCCCGGTGGATACGGACCAGCCAACAAGATGCTCAATGAGCTGTTGGGTAGACAAGTGAAGCAAGCACAGGACGCCAGTGATCCGGACAGTATAATGCTATCGTCGATCGAAGCAGCCAATGCAGCGGACAGCAATACCCCAACGAGTAAACATGGATTCGAGAGTACGACAAAtctgaacaacaacaacaacaacaacaacaacaacaacagcagcactaACAACAATAATAACAACAATTCGCCCACATCAGACGGATCTGCAATGATGGGCCGAAGAAGTAGTAACAGTAACAACACTGCCAACAGTGGCAACCAAAACAGTAACAGCAGCGGTGGTGTTATAGACCTTGACGGTGGTTCTAGAACACCACAGCCGAACGATTTGGCGCATCATATGTTGCGCAACATTCTCCAGGGCAAGAAGGAACTGATGGCCCTCGATCACGAACTGCGAACGGTGAGCAACCAGAGCAGTGCACTCGGCGACAGGATATCGCCGGATAACAACAATGTGATCGGTAAAAACAATAACATTTACGACATCAAGTGTGAAACAGTGAACGGTGGTGATATTAGTGACTCTAGTGAGCCCGGTGCTAACAACAACAGTGCGTCTACCAAAGCTAATCAGAAGAACAGTGCAACCAATCATCAAACCAATAGCAGTGATATCAATCAACCAAATAGGCCAATTTCTCTCGATTCGAACCACAGCAATTGTGATGATATGCTAGCCTCAGAGCTGGCCCACAAGGACCGGCTGCTGAATGGGGGCGGAAGCACCGGTGGCCGATGTGCCAGTGTGAACCCAAAGCAGGAAAAGAGTGATGTGATTGACGAGTTAGTGGCGTCACTTCCGGAGGAAACGGACGAAACTATGCCATCGCCTGCCTCGGGCGGCAATGGGGTGCTAATTACCAAACAAGAGCTAGACATCGAGGACTGTCTGGAGGACAAGGATCGGGACGACCGGACGCCAAGTCCTGTCCAGAGTAAGAACGATTCGGAATCGTTAACCTTGAAGCGAGCGCGAGTGGAAAACATAGTTTCGTCGATGCGAGCAAGTCCTGCGCTGCTCTCCTCCCAGCCCGGACAAGTCAACGGGTGTAAGAAACGTAAGCTGTACCACCCACAGCAACATGATAACAGTGCGGCTGAGCGgtatgctgctgctgccgctgccGGACTAAATCTCGGACTGACGCTGCAAAACTTCATGCTGGGAGCCAGCGCTGATgcagatgatgacgatgatgagaTGGAGGTCACTCCACATATCCACCAGAAGCGTGTTGAGAAAGACGTACTTAAGTCTCAACTGCGATCGATGCAGGAGCAACTGGCTGAGATGCAGCAGAAATATGTGCAATTATGTTCACGAATGGAGCAGCAGTCGGACACCCAGGAGGTGGATGACAGCGCCAGTGACATCATGGAAGACGATTCGAATCCAGACCTCACGCCGGAGAAATCGCTCATGCAAAGTTCGCCGGCGTCAACCCCAATCAAGGATGTTGGGAAAAATACCGATGCATCTAGTATGCTGCAGATGATGAGCAAAATGATGTCCGCGAAACTGCACAGTCAGCTCCCCACGCATCCTCACCTGCAGGCGGGCTTCAACGGAACGCATCTCTTTCTGCAACATATGCAGCAGGCGGGTCTCCCACACGACGGTATGAGTCAGCACAATCAGATGAGCAATGCCGCAATGTACCAAAAATTGCTCATGGAACAGGAGGCACGAATGGTGAAAGAAGTTGCCGAACAGCAGGAAAGAACGCTGCAAAATTCCAACCAGCAGTTCCAGCAGCAGCAAACTCTGCAACAGCAACAAatgcagcagcagcaagagAGAAACCTCCAAAACAGCAGTCAGCAGATGATGCAGCAGCAAGCACAGCAGCAAAACCAACAATCCCAACCGCAGTTGCAATCACCCCCGCTTCAGTCGAGTCAGtcgcagcaacagcaacaacagcagcatcaacagcagcaccatcagcaacaacaacagcaaatgcagctacaacagcagcagcagcagcaacaacaacaacagcagcaacaacaaatgCAGCCTCAACAGCCTTCTTCTCAACCCAGTCATATTTCACCTCCACAAATGTCCCAGTTACCGCATCTGCCGCAAATCCCAAAGGGTTCATCCATACCATCGGATCTAACCAGTCGGCTCAACCTGATGCGATCCACTGGCAGCTCTGTGGGACCAATGTCCGGTTCTGACCTCGAAGGACTGGCCGATGTGCTGAAAACGGAAATCACTGCCTCGCTCTCAAATTTGGTGGATTCGATCGTGACGAGGTTCGTTCACCAGCGGCGCTTCCTGGGGAAACAATCGGAAGCCGCGGCGGCAGCAGCCGAACAGCTCAACAAGGACCTGCTGATGGCATCGCAGCTTTTGGATCGCTCGAAATCACCGCGAACGAAGGTTAGCTCGGACCGCGGACCAGGCGTTGGCAGCACCGGTAGCAATCAATCAGGTAATGGACCAATGCTTAATTCTAATCTCAACAGTGCGTCGAATCCGAACTCCGTGAACCAGCCTCCTGCCGGGAATCCCATGATGACCGCGCAGCAGAGTACCGGGCCACGTTTAAATGGAACCGCTTTCCCACCCATGGGAATGCCTATGCATGTGAACAACACGCCCACGCACGATccgaaaaatatgaataacaTGAACCAGATGAATATGCCACCTCATGTTCGACCTTCTCCCTCTACAGCTATGTTCCAAACGCCGAAGCCACCCCAGAACCTGAACTCCGTGGCAGCCGCAGCACTGTACAACTCGATGAGTGCCCTCGGGAGCAGCCAGGTGAACCCGTTCTGTATGCCCGAACCCCGAGAGAACCCAGAACAGGCCGAAGCACTGAGCCTAGTCGTGACACCGAAGAAAAAACGCCACAAGGTGACTGACACTCGAATTACGCCACGAACCGTGAGCAGGATTCTTGCCCAGGATGGAATTATTCCCTCCGCCAACGCGATACAGGTagatcaaaacaacagcaatcAAGGTATCAACGGTAGCAGCAATAACAACAGCCTGAGCAACAGCATCATCGGtggcaacagcaacaacaacaacaacaataacaacatcaGCAGCAATAAGAACGCCAACCAGCAGCAGTTCAACAGTCAACCTCCGAGCGTGCAAACCAACACCCCGAACGAGAGCCCTTCTCCACGGGGTTCGTTCCACCCGCCACCCCCTTCGATGCTGCCCGTGTCGTTGCCGACGTCAGTTGCGATACCAAATCCTTCCCTGCACGAGTCCCAGGTGTTCTCGCCCTACAGCCCCTTCTTCAACCCGCACGGCCCCCCACACGGTGGTCCTCACGGACCACAGCCTTCGCAATTCCACCCCATGAAGGTGTCTTCTAGCCCACCCGGCATCAACGGTATGATGGACTCGCGAGATTCCCCTCCGCTACCGCATCCGCCCACGATGCTTCATCCGGCACTGCTGGCAGCTGCCCACCACGGAAACTCACCCGACTACGGACACATCCGTGCCTCGATGGACGTGAACGATCGCAACTCGGACTGCAACTCAGCCGACATCTCGTACAACGGCATGGAGCCTACT TCGTCAACATTAACCCCGATGCATCTGCGCAAGGCGAAACTGATGTTCTTCTGGGTGCGCTACCCGAGCTCGGCCGTCCTCAAGATGTACTTCCCGGACATCAAGTTCAACAAGAACAACACCGCCCAGCTGGTCAAGTGGTTCTCCAACTTCAG